The sequence GAAGGGCtaccgccagcgccagcctTCCTATTAGGCGACAAAAATGAAGACATGTTGTCGATAATTGTGTAAGTGAATGTCTTGGAGGTGCGATAAGATAACGCGATGAGGTCCCTTGTCGTTCACAAATCCGTGAGAACACAAAGAAAATGTTCCAATGCTATGACCCTGTTCCCAATTGAGCCAGAGACCCGCGGCCTCCCGCTGAGAGCCAAAAATAGTCGTAGCAGAACTTGACGATGAATAGTAGAAGAAGGGTGTAAGAATGTAGATGAATATGCACTGTGACGACGTTGCTCACGGTTGCTTGAAGAAAACTGCAAAAAAAGAACGGTCGTGGGGCGATGTTGTTTGGTCGTTCAACGACGGATGGTCGAGTGGTCGAGTGGGGATCGGCGTGAGAAAACTTTTGCGTTCGAGTTCGAGGCGTGGCATGCGCAAAACAAGCCACAATGTTGAGTCACTCCCAACCTCAAGAGTTCGAACACGCTCTGGTGCTGGCGATTTTGCAGCACTGGAAGAGGTATTAATTGATGCGATTATGCCCGgaacgatgatgaggaactGAGTGCGGTTTTAATTAAATTACATTTTCAAATCTACCCCTGCCATGACTCCTTGTTCTCTCATCGCAGCCTGGCAAAGCAGAGGATGGCGTCCCCAAGCCTGGTTGCCACCGACCTCCATCACGTGATAACTATCGTGATGGCCTTTGGGTCCTAGGCTGTAGGGTTAGGGTTGTGGTGTCTCCAGTTCTGAGCTATCCATCACCTTCAGACTTCCAAAACACAGAACAAGACACCGTCTAGATATCCAATTGTTGTGAGTCCTCGGGAGTTTTCATCTTGAACCAATACTGCGCCAGCTGCACGCAGCCCTCACAGAAGCTTCCTAAGAACCACCCCCAGGAGATGGCGCAGTACTTGTtccaacaaacaccaccaaaacagCGGCATACGCAGCCGTTGTAGACAGGACCGTCTTTGGGTCATCCAACTTCCACGCCGCCAACAGGCCAGCTAAAAAGACAAATACTGATGTCGAAATAAGTGATACATACTTGGCATTCAGCACGGCCATGAGCCACATTGGCCCGACGAGAAAGATGCCTCCTACAATCGAAAATAGCACCCTCTGAAGAAATAACTGCGTTTTCTGCTttctcgtcgtcgccatACGTGTGCCCCCGATGGCCCGTGGTTCCTTTTCAACGGGCGGCACAAAATTAAACTTGCGTCTTTTATCCTCGCCGTCAGCTGTTGCCCAGAGACCTTCCTTGCGCAATTCGGCCTCAGGTATGTCGAGTAGAGCGGCGTTCAGAAtcgcagcatcaacatgttTTTCTGTGCCTACCAGGAACGGATCGTCTATGCCTCTATGGATGCAGGTACGGATGTAGTCGTTGTCTCTGGTTGCGGCAACTTTAAGCTGTGAATCAGCATGTGCGAGCAGATGTAGCACAGCATAGATGCCCGAAATGGTCTGCTACTTACTGTATTCTTTAAGAAGGTCTTCCCAGTCAGTTGAACATTCTTTGTAGTAGTGCATTCGCAGGATTTGGTGGGCAAGCTTCATCTGAAGACGTCGCATTCGCATTCGGTTCAGAGCAGCCAGGCTCACCCTTACGTTtaccttgagcttcttgtcttttttctGCTCACGCCCCAGCGGATCCAAACCAAATATCCTGTATGGTTGTACCACGGGTAAGAAAACTAGGCTCACTAGTCGGGACGGTTTGTCAAGGGAATGCGGGAGTGCTCACTTGAGGAATCGAGACGCGGGTgccggtgctgctgttggcttgATGACATCGAAGAGGTCATTCTTGAAATGATCTATCAAGAATTTATCGAGTGCAGCGTCTTCTGCCTCGGTAACCCCTTTTACTCCTAGACGGACGTCAGTCTCTTTCGATACCAAGATGGTGTTTGAGAGTTTAGAGTATAGCAGTAGCTGACGCGCCTTTATCCGCTGGTAATGTTCCCGCCCGAAGAGGGATATCATATTCTTGCTCGTGTGCTGGAACACCATTCGTGTTTATTTGACGTCTTTCGTTTTGACGAtctacatcatcatcaacactcATTCATCTTTCCGGGGGATCGAGCTGCAACAATGTGTTACTTACTCTCAGTTGCTGGCAAAGTGCCCGAGCGACGCGGCATCTCATTGCCTAGGTCTACCATCGAAGAAGCCCGAGTAACATTCTGATCTCTCTCGGCTGAATCCGGCAATCTGGCTGTCCCTACACTTGTCACACTATTCGATGTATTCACGCGAACACCCACCGGCGTCCCGGGAAGTTCATAACTATGCCTGGGACCTGCAACATGAGTCGAGCCAGCTGCTgtgcctggcctggttgaaGGATTGCTGTTTCCATGCTTGTCGCCTTGGATGTTGTAAGGTCCCATCCCAGGAACGGCGATGTCCCCATCCCCAAGAGGGAGGTCATTCAGCCTGGCGCCAGGCTCATTTACCGGAGTAGCTGTATGGTAAAATGGTTAGACACTGGGCAAAGCTCAAGAGGAGTCAATTAGAAACATACCTCGCTCATTTTGTTCAATTGCGGCTGCTTCAATATCGCCATCCATTGCACCACACGAGGAGAATGCCGTGAAGGAGTCAAGGACACTCAACTCACATTTTCAACGCGCCACGCCAAAATATGGCTGCAGGATTCCATGTCACCATACCACAACCACTTGAGGCTGATCAGCGCCCATTCAGCTGACGGGCCGAACCGTCTGGTGAATGTCAGTCTAGTCAGTATGAGTGACCCCGCACATTCGCCTGGCTCATTGAATCAATCTCACCAGGGTTTCAGCTCGTGGCAATAGTGCCGGATAAGGGCTTGAGAACGGCTAGGTTGATCAGCTCGTGATGAGAATAAAAGTATTTCGATGAGTGGTTTGCAATTTGAAACTGCCACGTTACCGCATTCCCGCCCATTTTCTTGCTTCACGTACCCCGTACACTCTGTGGTCAAAAGTACTTGCTCACATGCAAGTATACACTCCTACATCTCGATATATGTTAGCATACACTGCGATGTGAGATACGCCAGACGAGTTTACATACTTCTCGCCTCTCACTGTATCTCCGACATCACATCTcccacaaacaccaaccaagacTGTCCTTGTGCACCTCGCTGTGTCCTTCCAAAATGGCCTACGCATCCGATGTAACGTCATCAGAGATCCGCCTAGATTTCTTCTACGACCTCCAACAGAGAGAATTCATCATCCGCTTCGAGTCTCGCAGCCAGACAGCGGCGTACCAAACCAAAAATAACGAGGCGCGCATCTTTGATGACCGCAGGTACGAGGCTTGGCTCCCAATGACTCGAGAAATGCGATACCTGCGAAGCAGTTCCCTCGGCATGGCAGTGGTATTTGACTCTGAGGACACGGCCAAGAAATGGCGAGATAAGTCTGTTTTAGGTGATCTGGTGACATTTGATCGGGGTGTTCATGGTGTCTTTTTCAACAGGAGCTGGACTCAGGCGAAGTTGAGGGAGAGAATTGGCGACTTTAGACAGAGTTTGGTTGTACCGTATCCGACTGGAGATGGAGTTACTCGTCCTGTTTCACGGGAAGGGCGCCCAACGCCAGAGAGGACTGGCATTGATGTGGGAGTTATAGATGTTGCAGCAACGAGACAGAGCGAGCgtgcagtctggtgagaAGCGGCGGGTACAGTCTGCGGTTAGATGTATTTGCCCAtgtccaagtatacactaacacattCCAATATTTCCCAATATGTCCTTGCTCACACCGCGATATGCGCctacatccaagtatacaaTAACACATTCCAATATGTGCTAGCATGAACGGCGATATGCGATGTATTTCCCGTTTTTAAATACTCTGGACTTTCCTTTGTATCTGTGGTCCTCCGTCGCAACAGACAATAGGACTGGTTGGCTATCTGGCGAAGAAATTTGAGGCAGACTGTGATGGATCATGGCGAGGCGCAGTTGTTACGAATACGGCATGTTTACATATATACAGAGAAATATTTGGATACCAACAAATAAAATTGCCAAATTATAATATCTCGATGCTACGTTTGTGTACGAGTTGGAAAGGTTTAGTTGCAACTAAGACACCATTTTTCAACAACTCACTTCCAATTCACTTCAAAATCAGTAAAAGTCGCCTCCATCTTACCCTCAGTATCCTTGTACGGCCTCGCAATCGCCGCCGCAACTTCCACCTCCCAACCCGCACCCGCCGCCGTCCCAAACGGCCACGTAATCTCCCTCAAGGGCGTCTTGTCGCCATCATCCGTGACATGGTACACCCACAGCGTCATGCCCAACTCATCGTCACTCCGCTCAGCAGAGATGGTCACCGGGCGGGAGGCGTTGCGGATCTCCTTGCCACACGGCGCATCGGAGACGCTCCAGTCGGAGTAGTTGTCCGTGCAGACGGTAGAGAGGCGGGGCGCGTCGTTGAAGAGCTCGATGCCCGACTTGATCCATTTCCTGTCGGACCCGTTGGTGAACTTGAAGAGGATGCCCGCCTGGTCGAATTGGTGGGTGTAGGTGGCGAGGAAGGTTATGGTTGCGGATTTGAAGCTGAGGGTTGGCCCTTTGGAGTGGACTCTGTAGGGGGCTGTTGATTGTTAGCTGTGATACTTGATACTCTTGAGAAATTGTACGATGCGAATGACGCAATGTGTGAAAGGGGTGGTTACCTGTGAAGACATCATGAGTGGGAGGCTTCTTCCAGATGTCGGTGTTGGCAGCAGCCGCAAAGGTAATAGGCAGTTGCATTTCGCAAAGTTTAACTGGGTGTAAAATTGTTTAAATGTAAGTTTCTGGATATCAAATGATTTCCGGTCAAGAAAACCCGGCTGGGACGAGTGCTTTATATACGTCTGTTGTGAGAAGGCGATGCTGAGAACGTGGGGGCGGTCGTCCCATCAGCACTTGACTTCTCCATCGCGGAGTCTCGGCCAAGCTCAGAAGTGGTGTCACACTGCAGTGGTAAATAGTCTCATGTCGTCACAGGTCAAAATAAACTTATTAGCTCACGTCTGGATAGTCATCTACGAATCGGCTACGTGCACCGGATCCACGGGCCTCAGTTCCTAGTCCACGAAACACTGGGCGACGTGTTCTTGGATATTGATGGAAAGTGCTATTATTAATGACTTTTATGGAGTTTATGGGGAAGCCAGTATCGAAATGGTTACTCCGCAGGGCAAAGACAGTGCGATGACTGTCAACGGTGGGTCGATCGGCCTGAAGGAATCTCGGCGAGACGAATTTGGCAATTGAAGAGTGTAATGAATTGAGACGTAAACTGATGACAAACTTCAGATGATCAGGTTTGAAGGATTGAGGGTTTGAAATGTAGCCGTTGTATTTCGAGTCAGAGCTGACTTGTGAGCAGTGAAGGCACTTTCCAAATCCTAGGAGTCAGCAGGGCTCTATTCTAATTGGCAAGTAACTGGCAATACACATATGCAACAAGTTGCGGAGGTTTGCGTCGCAAAGTATACAACTCGGTGACGCAAATAACAGAGGTGAGACAACTATGTGCCACGAAGCCTATGTCTCGACTCTTGAACAAGGTCACATTATGCCCGTGCAAGTCAACTCGACGGACCGCATTCAAGTAAGTAATTATTAGATAGCTCTGTAAATAGACACCATTGACTTTCCATGCCAAATATTTACAAGGAGCACTCCCACCAGCAAACTACCCCACACCAACCCCTTCAAACCTCCCCATTTCGCAGCCCAAAGATCAGCAAAATAGTAACTCCTCGGCCGCCACTCTCCAGTCCCTCCCTTGGGGAACACGCTCGTCATGTTCTTGAGATACGTTGACGACAGTTTCCACAGTGGCCTGGGCTCCATTCTCTGCGACGACGCATCTATATGCGGCGTCGCTGACGATACTTTCTGCCTCTGCAACTCCTTCATCACCCGAATCATGACTGTTGCAGCGCAGTTCGCCCCCAGCGTCCACGAGTTCTCGGCATACCCAAATGAAAAGACTAGGTTAGGTACATCCTGCAGCATGCATTGCTTCCATGCAAACTTGTCAATTAGATGGACAGGCTCATCGTTGACACTGAACTGGATGTCTCCTCCGAATTTCAGTTGTATTCCCGTCGCTGCGACGATAACATCCGCCGTCAAAACTTGTCCCGACTTGAGAACAATGCTATCTTGCGTCACTGTATCAATATGGTCCGTCACGATACTTGCTTGCCGGGACCTAAACGCGGCAAACAGATCTCCGTCCATAACCACACAAAGTCGCTGGTCCCAGGGTCCATAGCGCGGCTGAAAGTGTGTATTCCAATCCAGATCCTTGGGGAGGAGTCTCGCCGTCAGGAAGCGCAAAACGCCACCCGCCAGCGTTGGCAGGTTTCTACACATAAACAGCAGAATTTGAACCTGGATCATCCAGCGGTACCGGTTCAATCGGCGCGCCATTCTGTCCGGGAAGATGGCTCGAATGACGCTGGCTATTCTGCCGTACTGGTTCAAGGGGAAGTACCACGTCGGACTACGTTGAAGCATAGTCACATGCTTGACTTGCTTGGCGACAGCGGGCACAATGGAAACAGCTGTCGCGCCGCTGCCAATAATGACCATCTCCTTGTTGGTGTAGTCGTAGTCTTGGGGCCAGTGCTGCGGGTTGATTAGTTTGCCGGTGAAGTTGTCGATGCCGGGAATGACCGAGTGAAGTGGTTGCTTATAGTCGTAGTATCCGGtgccgaggaagatgaacCGACTGCGAAAGAATTGCGGTTCGACTATTTTACCAGATGAGtcggtgttgttgctgcccgCCTGTTGGGCCATGACTTCCCAGCATTTCTGGTTTGTGTTCCAGTTTGCGGAGATGACTTTGTGCTGATAGCGGATGTGTTTGTCGATTCCGGCTTCTTGCGCCGACTCAATCATGTATTGCTTGATCTTTGCGCCCGCAGCAAGCGACTCCTTGCCCGGCCATGGATTCCAGCCAAAGCTGAAGGTGAAGATGTCCGAGTCGGATCTGATTCCGGGGTATCGCCAGACGTCCCAGGTCCCACCGATGGTGTCGCGACTCTCGAATATCGCGTACGATGTGTTTGGGGGTGCCTCATTTTGAATGCGATACGCGGCGTTGATGCCAGAAACACCTGCTCCGATGATAATTACATCAAAGTCCAGGCCGTTGGACGAAAAGTCCGACTTGGTGTCCATGGTTTTCGCTGGAGAGCTATGGTAGACGACGCGACAGCATGTGTGTCCTGGCTGTTTGTGTCCTGGACGTGCTTCATATCTGTGGCAACATGGGATAAGGTTTGCTAAATATCCGCTTCAGGGATCCAATTCTACTTTCAGCTCCTCACCCGACTCGCAGCACATGCCAGAAACATTGCTTTTATGCAACCCGACCAGGCTGGACAGCCGAGCTAGGTTACTATTTGCCGTTGTGGTATTAGTTACCCCAACCCCTAAACAGTCAAGACACGGGAATGCAACCAAAATGGTCGAGATGCATTCTTGTCTTGACTCCTCCGCGAATTATATCACACGACAGTGTTGGGAACCTTGGGACGGCACACACTTGGCTCCACTTCCCCTCCATTTCGGTCGGGAAGGTGAACCTTGCTTCATATCGGGCCGCGAGCTAAAAGCCATTTTGCCGAAGTTGGGGGTGCGTTGTGGAAATTTGATCTCGTCACATCAAAAATAGAGGAGAGGTCACCGGAAAGTTGCCGTTGCTTCTCCGAATGTTTGTTGGATGCTAGAGAATGTGGCGTTTATTGAGTTATTGGAAATATAAACTTTTGCAACTCTCAACTCTTTTTCTATCTTCGAATACTCTTGCGgcttacggagtacaagcACACCAAGATCTCCAACTGCAAGGAACAAACCAGCCTAAAGGAACAAGAGCACAGACACACACCCCAGCTAGGAGTAGAAAATCCAAACTCCATGAGGATCAGTCCCCTCTGGTTCTACATGCAAAGTCTAATTTTGCACGGCTGTTTCTCCGCGGTCGGCACTCAGTACTTGGCCTTGGGCCAACCAGGAATATCCTGGAACCAACGACTCCTGTACATCTGGCCAGAAAACTTCATAGGGCTCTGCAGCTTGCCACCAGAGACACGATTGACCTGGTACCCCTGGGCCGGACCCTGCCACGGCGCCTGCACGTAGATGAAGTCGCCGTTGGATGCCAAGCTCACGCTCTTGATGTCGGACTGAGAAATGCGATGGCCATTCTTGCCGACGCGGTTGTCGATAGGCGCGAACCCTGGAACGTACTTGTTGACGACGTCTTGACCGTGCTCAATCTTACGTGTTGCCAAGTCGAAAACGTATAGGTCCAAATCCGTGGCCACAAGAAGCTTGCGCTGGTTAGGGATGCCGGTGACATCGTGGGAACCTTCTGACCATTCCGCCCAATCCTGATGGCTGGAGCCGTCCCATTCAGTCGTCAGTTGGTAGCCAGGACTGAGGTGGTACGAGATTGTAGGTGATGTCTGACCGAACAGGCCCTTCTTGTCATCCCATTTGTACGCACTCAGTTGCGGTTTCGAGCCAGCATGTTCCGGGTTTCCGTCGTTTCCAGCCGCCCAGAGAGTGATGTCCTGGCGATCCCAGATGAGACCGTGGACCGCGACAGTGCCTGTGAGAATTTGGACGGGCTGGATGTCGTCCTTAAGCCCTGCTGCCAGGTCGTAGATCCGGATGCTGTCTTTCGAGTTGGCGTCGTCGGTGGTGGCGACAGCTACCTTGTGGCCTGGAAGCAGCTCTGCCGTGTGACTGTTCCTCATGCTGGGCAAGATGCACTTTCCAAACGTAATCTTGCCGTCGCTGGATTCCCCCGGATGGTGATTGATCATGACGACGGCGCCGTGGTAGATGGCGAGGATGCTTCTGCCGTTGGCTGCCCATTTGACTTCAGGCATCCAGTATGCGTCCCAAGTTAAGCACTTTTGTAGCTGGTTTGAGACTCCTTGCGCAATGGCGTTTGCCGCGGTCCATTTCCAGCTGGGCTTGCCGTTGACATCGTGAACCACAATGGCGGCTGGGCTGCCCGATGATGAATCCTGCATGACGCCGGTGACGATGTCGGGGCTGGCTGCTCTTTCGACGAGCTGGTTCACGGGGTTAGCCTGTACCGACATTAGTTGTGCGGCACCTCCTAGGAGGCAAGTTGGAAGTGAGAATCGCATGTTTCTGTATATATGTTTCTTTGTACTTGGCTGCGGTTGATGTAGTACAGGCGTTTCCGCGATCTCAGATGAGGAGAAACAGTCCAGACATTGTGGTGTCTCGCTCGCCTCTATTTATACTTGACATGGGAGAGAGCTCGTATACAGTGCTACGCTGCCCGTTCTGTAATTACCCAAGTCTATGGAAGGAGAAACGGTCTGCATCGCTTCCATGGTGGCCATGTAGCCCAGTACGAGGAGGATTTCGGCAAATACCAGTAAGAGACTAGAGTCTCCGAACAGTCGTACGAGCTCGCCGGATGAGGTCGCGTGGTCTTGCAAAATCTTCCACGAATGTCTATCTGGTTCTTTGAGCCAAAGGAGTTTAACTACTTCATGCCATTTAGCACATTTCCTTATAAGAGTCTTGTTTGATGTATTGGCTTGGATAATAGGAAAGATGGGGCATCAACCCTATCAAACACGTCTGCTTAGACCTCTTCTCATTTTGCAGCAAGTGAGACCCTGGCAAAGCTATAACATGACACAAAATGAGTTTGTGCCTTTTCAAGTTGTGATTTCTTTCAAAAATGTAACAAAATGCAAATTAAAGAAACTCGCCAACTGACAAGATTTAGAGTAGAGTGTACAGCAGCCCATCCAAACCTGGCCAAAATGAAGCCCAATCGCCATACTATATTCCACTTACCCAAAGGACTAAATATACATCCACCACAAATAGTAAGCTATTTCTTGCCCATCACGGCCATCACCTCAGCCGCCGCTCTCAGCCCAGAACACACAGCTCCCTCCATATACCCGCTCCAACTAGTTGACGTTTCCGTTCCAGCCCAGTGAACACGTCCAATTGGTTTCCGAACCCATTCTCCTAAACTGGTCCACGTCCCAGGCAAGGGAACGCCAACG is a genomic window of Pochonia chlamydosporia 170 chromosome Unknown PCv3seq00010, whole genome shotgun sequence containing:
- a CDS encoding flavin-binding monooxygenase (similar to Cordyceps militaris CM01 XP_006671271.1), producing MDTKSDFSSNGLDFDVIIIGAGVSGINAAYRIQNEAPPNTSYAIFESRDTIGGTWDVWRYPGIRSDSDIFTFSFGWNPWPGKESLAAGAKIKQYMIESAQEAGIDKHIRYQHKVISANWNTNQKCWEVMAQQAGSNNTDSSGKIVEPQFFRSRFIFLGTGYYDYKQPLHSVIPGIDNFTGKLINPQHWPQDYDYTNKEMVIIGSGATAVSIVPAVAKQVKHVTMLQRSPTWYFPLNQYGRIASVIRAIFPDRMARRLNRYRWMIQVQILLFMCRNLPTLAGGVLRFLTARLLPKDLDWNTHFQPRYGPWDQRLCVVMDGDLFAAFRSRQASIVTDHIDTVTQDSIVLKSGQVLTADVIVAATGIQLKFGGDIQFSVNDEPVHLIDKFAWKQCMLQDVPNLVFSFGYAENSWTLGANCAATVMIRVMKELQRQKVSSATPHIDASSQRMEPRPLWKLSSTYLKNMTSVFPKGGTGEWRPRSYYFADLWAAKWGVKLCEMQLPITFAAAANTDIWKKPPTHDVFTAPYRVHSKGPTLSFKSATITFLATYTHQFDQAGILFKFTNGSDRKWIKSGIELFNDAPRLSTVCTDNYSDWSVSDAPCGKEIRNASRPVTISAERSDDELGMTLWVYHVTDDGDKTPLREITWPFGTAAGAGWEVEVAAAIARPYKDTEGKMEATFTDFEVNWK